The following are from one region of the Amylibacter sp. IMCC11727 genome:
- a CDS encoding alcohol dehydrogenase family protein — MKLPNTMKAMVTMGHGDLDQMVLHTDWPRPEPAADEVLIKVGACGMNNTDVNTRSGWYSKSVSEATTGGAFKDVGEEDPTWGGAPIRFPRIQGADVCGEIVAVGAKVDPARIGERVITDGWLRDANDLDNINKTGYFGSERDGGFAEYTTTPARNALPINSDMTDAELATFSCSYSTAEGMLSRAHVTDRDTVLIPGASGGVGGALVQLAKRRGARVIAMASEAKHTEVAKFGPDTILPRAPDDLRTALGSEKITVVADIVGGPYWPKLIDILERGGRYTCSGAIAGPMVNLDLRTFYLRDLTFTGSTVITPEVMPNLIRYIEEGQIKPALAATYPLEHLREAQAAFIDKKHTGNIVVVP, encoded by the coding sequence ATGAAACTGCCCAACACAATGAAAGCAATGGTCACGATGGGCCATGGTGACCTTGATCAGATGGTGCTGCACACTGATTGGCCGCGCCCAGAACCAGCGGCCGATGAGGTTTTGATAAAGGTGGGGGCCTGTGGGATGAACAACACCGACGTGAATACGCGGTCTGGCTGGTATTCCAAATCGGTGAGTGAGGCGACGACGGGCGGCGCGTTTAAAGACGTCGGAGAAGAGGATCCAACATGGGGCGGCGCACCGATTAGATTCCCACGTATTCAGGGTGCTGATGTGTGCGGTGAAATTGTTGCAGTTGGTGCAAAGGTTGATCCTGCCCGCATCGGTGAACGGGTGATTACGGATGGCTGGCTGCGGGATGCCAATGATCTCGATAACATCAACAAGACGGGTTATTTCGGGTCAGAACGTGACGGCGGTTTCGCCGAATACACAACAACACCCGCCCGCAATGCGCTTCCGATCAATTCGGATATGACTGATGCCGAACTCGCTACCTTTTCTTGTTCCTATTCCACCGCAGAAGGCATGCTGAGCCGCGCACATGTTACGGATCGCGACACGGTTTTGATCCCAGGCGCATCAGGGGGCGTTGGCGGCGCATTGGTACAGCTTGCCAAGCGGCGCGGCGCGCGTGTGATTGCGATGGCATCAGAGGCAAAGCACACAGAGGTCGCGAAATTTGGACCTGACACCATTTTACCCCGTGCTCCCGATGATTTGCGAACTGCACTGGGATCGGAAAAAATCACAGTTGTTGCGGACATTGTTGGTGGTCCTTACTGGCCAAAGCTCATTGATATCCTTGAGCGCGGTGGGCGGTATACGTGCTCGGGTGCAATCGCGGGCCCGATGGTCAATCTTGATTTGCGCACATTTTATCTGCGCGATCTAACCTTCACTGGCTCTACGGTTATTACTCCCGAGGTCATGCCAAACCTGATCCGCTACATCGAAGAGGGCCAGATTAAACCTGCGCTTGCCGCGACCTACCCGCTGGAACACCTTCGCGAAGCGCAAGCGGCATTCATCGACAAAAAGCACACAGGCAACATTGTTGTGGTTCCATGA
- a CDS encoding FAD-dependent oxidoreductase: MATDFPTSARVVIVGGGVMGVGLAYHLGHEGWGAETVLLEKAELTSGSTWHAAGQITHSTSSFGLGKCVDYNIGLYSGGLEAETGQPVTWHGCGSFRLAYTEDEMDWLRHTLSVGRSLGFNIELVGPAEIAKLHPFYNLDGVLGALHTPDDGHVDPTNVTMAMAAGARQKGVRIIRHCRATNITQLPSGEWQVETEKGVITCEHVVNAGGTYARQMGEWSGLQLPMTSMTHHYFVTEPVPEFEHLNTELPVIRDDKKVSGYIRMEQKRGLIGIYEKENPNSVWHDHCPWDYENWLFDADYDRVMPYLEESLNRMPIFAELGIQREVHGAISHPPDGNPLIGPAPGVRNYWCCCGTQIGIGWGPGLTRELARWMVHGAADISMRDYDPRRFGSYATKEWQVVKAEEDYCLRHEIPFPHFNRLAGRPIKPSPLHDMLKAKGAVHEEVYGFERPRFFAKGIAQEDHYAFNRTPVDDMVAAEVQAVRNGVGIMDVTAFTKVLVSGPNAYALLDRLTANRMPQKDGSITLTHMLNRAGRIELETTIVRMAEDSFYLVCAAFFEQRLLDHLAHQCGDADVTITALSSDWSALSLNGPKSRQVLAQCSGADLSNAGFRWLSAQEITVAGHKIWAFRMSYAGELGWEFHMPNEACVDVYTALWTAGEPHGIADYGSFAMNVMRMEKGFKGAGELTNEVTLAEADVLRFARTDKDYLGRDKTLNTDLPWICAYLEIEPDGVADGHGGEAVLHNGQVVGSTASVAYGPTVGKILAFAYIKPDAAQAGTPLEVVVHGKARSARVLGEPAYDPESLKPRSDA; this comes from the coding sequence GTGGCCACTGATTTTCCAACCTCCGCGCGTGTTGTCATTGTTGGTGGCGGGGTCATGGGGGTTGGCCTTGCTTATCATCTGGGGCACGAAGGCTGGGGCGCTGAAACGGTTCTTCTGGAAAAGGCGGAGTTAACGTCGGGCAGCACATGGCATGCGGCGGGGCAAATCACTCATTCGACATCAAGTTTCGGGCTGGGCAAATGCGTTGATTACAACATCGGGCTTTATTCAGGCGGGCTGGAAGCCGAAACGGGTCAGCCTGTCACGTGGCATGGGTGCGGGTCATTTCGACTGGCCTATACCGAAGATGAGATGGATTGGCTCCGCCATACGTTGTCGGTTGGGCGCTCACTTGGGTTTAATATTGAACTGGTTGGTCCCGCTGAAATTGCCAAACTTCATCCGTTTTATAACCTTGATGGCGTTCTGGGTGCATTGCATACGCCTGATGATGGCCACGTCGACCCCACAAACGTAACGATGGCAATGGCGGCGGGCGCGCGGCAAAAAGGTGTGCGGATCATACGGCATTGCCGTGCCACAAACATTACTCAACTGCCGTCTGGGGAGTGGCAGGTCGAAACCGAGAAGGGTGTGATCACTTGTGAACATGTGGTCAATGCGGGTGGCACATATGCACGCCAGATGGGTGAGTGGTCGGGCCTGCAATTGCCGATGACGTCGATGACGCACCACTATTTCGTCACGGAGCCTGTGCCTGAGTTTGAGCATCTGAACACTGAACTGCCCGTCATTCGTGATGACAAAAAGGTTTCTGGTTACATCCGAATGGAACAAAAACGCGGACTGATCGGGATTTATGAAAAGGAGAACCCGAACTCGGTCTGGCATGATCACTGCCCGTGGGATTATGAAAACTGGTTGTTTGACGCTGACTACGACCGCGTCATGCCTTATCTCGAAGAAAGCCTGAACCGAATGCCGATCTTTGCGGAGTTGGGCATTCAGCGTGAAGTGCATGGTGCGATCAGCCATCCGCCTGATGGAAATCCGCTGATCGGCCCAGCACCGGGCGTGCGCAACTACTGGTGTTGCTGTGGCACCCAAATCGGTATCGGGTGGGGCCCAGGCCTGACCCGTGAATTGGCACGGTGGATGGTGCATGGAGCGGCAGATATTTCGATGCGCGACTATGATCCGCGCCGCTTTGGCAGCTATGCCACAAAAGAGTGGCAGGTGGTCAAAGCGGAAGAGGATTATTGCTTGCGCCACGAAATCCCATTCCCGCATTTCAACCGCCTTGCTGGGCGGCCCATCAAACCTTCGCCTTTGCATGATATGCTAAAGGCAAAAGGGGCCGTGCATGAGGAGGTTTACGGCTTTGAGCGTCCGCGTTTCTTTGCCAAGGGCATCGCGCAAGAAGATCATTACGCGTTCAATCGCACGCCCGTTGATGACATGGTCGCGGCCGAGGTGCAGGCGGTGCGAAATGGCGTTGGCATAATGGATGTAACGGCCTTTACTAAAGTGCTGGTGTCTGGCCCAAACGCGTACGCGCTGTTGGATCGTCTGACCGCAAACCGTATGCCACAAAAAGACGGTTCGATTACACTGACCCATATGCTGAACCGTGCAGGACGGATTGAATTGGAGACAACAATCGTGCGCATGGCAGAGGACAGTTTTTATCTGGTCTGCGCCGCATTCTTTGAACAACGCTTGCTGGATCATCTGGCGCACCAATGCGGGGATGCGGATGTGACGATCACAGCCCTGTCGTCGGATTGGAGCGCCCTATCGCTCAATGGACCAAAATCGCGGCAGGTTCTGGCGCAGTGTAGCGGCGCGGACTTGTCAAACGCGGGTTTTCGCTGGCTCTCCGCGCAGGAAATCACGGTTGCAGGGCATAAAATCTGGGCGTTCCGCATGTCTTATGCAGGTGAGTTGGGATGGGAGTTCCATATGCCGAACGAGGCTTGCGTTGATGTTTACACCGCGCTTTGGACTGCAGGGGAGCCTCACGGCATTGCCGACTATGGATCATTTGCGATGAACGTGATGCGGATGGAAAAAGGTTTTAAGGGGGCGGGCGAGCTGACAAACGAGGTGACGTTGGCCGAGGCTGATGTGCTGCGTTTTGCTCGCACGGACAAAGATTATTTAGGGCGTGACAAGACGCTAAATACGGATTTGCCTTGGATTTGTGCCTATCTGGAAATCGAACCAGATGGCGTGGCTGACGGCCACGGAGGAGAAGCAGTTCTGCACAATGGGCAGGTTGTAGGATCGACCGCATCGGTGGCGTACGGGCCAACGGTGGGTAAAATCCTTGCTTTTGCCTATATCAAACCAGACGCGGCGCAAGCTGGTACGCCGCTTGAGGTTGTTGTTCACGGAAAGGCGCGATCTGCCCGTGTCTTAGGAGAGCCAGCCTATGATCCAGAAAGCCTAAAACCAAGGAGCGACGCATGA
- a CDS encoding MurR/RpiR family transcriptional regulator, giving the protein MNGTNVSNTILERLAGELTELTPEARKAATYVLENPRDVGVSTVREIAEAANVKPNTVVRMARQVGFEGYEDFRAPFRDAIRKGAADFPDRARWLQDISKSGELGGLYADMVRDVMANIEDTFAGVSTEKMKTAAEAIWNARRVFTLGVGVNNSVARNFTYLASTGMTEFHAIPRPGSTPVDDLAWADDRDILIAITCKPYRSEVVEAVRIAREQGMVIVSLSDSPASPIIRMADHGFVVSVDTPQFFPSSVSIIALLETLLSFVIAVASDEIPKRVETFHKRRHQLGLYHGEGT; this is encoded by the coding sequence ATGAATGGGACAAATGTATCAAATACGATTCTGGAGCGCCTCGCTGGGGAGCTGACGGAGTTAACACCAGAGGCGCGCAAAGCAGCAACTTACGTGCTGGAAAACCCACGCGATGTAGGCGTGTCCACTGTACGCGAGATTGCCGAAGCCGCGAATGTGAAACCAAACACCGTTGTGCGCATGGCGCGCCAAGTCGGCTTCGAAGGGTACGAGGATTTTCGCGCCCCCTTTCGTGACGCCATACGCAAAGGGGCCGCAGACTTTCCAGATCGGGCGCGGTGGTTGCAGGATATTTCCAAGTCTGGCGAACTTGGCGGGCTCTATGCCGATATGGTCCGTGACGTTATGGCAAATATCGAAGACACATTCGCAGGTGTTTCTACGGAAAAAATGAAAACAGCGGCAGAAGCAATTTGGAACGCGCGGCGGGTTTTCACCTTGGGCGTGGGTGTGAACAACTCGGTCGCACGCAACTTCACTTATCTGGCTTCGACAGGAATGACCGAATTCCACGCCATCCCGCGCCCAGGATCGACGCCAGTGGATGACTTGGCTTGGGCTGATGATCGCGACATTCTGATCGCAATCACCTGCAAACCCTACCGCTCTGAAGTGGTCGAAGCCGTCCGAATTGCCCGCGAACAAGGCATGGTCATCGTGTCCCTGTCTGACAGCCCAGCCAGCCCAATTATTCGCATGGCCGATCACGGTTTCGTCGTGTCGGTAGACACACCGCAGTTTTTTCCGTCGTCCGTCAGCATAATCGCCCTGCTGGAAACGCTTCTGTCCTTTGTGATTGCCGTCGCCAGCGACGAAATCCCCAAGCGGGTTGAGACATTCCACAAACGCCGCCACCAGCTTGGCCTATATCACGGAGAGGGTACATGA